One Desulfobacteraceae bacterium genomic window, ATGGCGCAGCCATCCCTCAGGGGGCAGGTCTGCCCCCGCCAGATCCTGTTGAAACGCCCGGGGGCATCGTCGCCAGTTTCCTTTACCGGCAGGAAGCCTGAACTTCAGGCCAGACCCCGTTCGCGGGCCATCTTGAGGTAGGTTTGAAAGAGATTGACCGGCGGGACGTAGCGGTCCTCCTCGGGCTTGGGCAGCAGGCTGAGGGCCTGGAAATCGCAGGCCGTCACGCACAGGCCGCAGCCGATGCAGCGCTCGCGGTCGATCCGGGCGCTCTCGGCGACGGTGATCGCCCGCATCTGGCAGCGGTCCGCGCAGCTGCCGCAGGCGGTGCAGCGCTCGGCGTCGACGGCGGCGAAATAGTTGGCGGCCACCGCCCGCGCAGGCTGCTCCAGGGCGTTGAGGTTCTTCAGAATCTGGCAGCAGCAGCCGCAGCACATGCAGATGTTGGCCGGCTTTTGGGCGTTGCCGGGTTGCAGCACCAGCCCGGCCTCCAGGCCGACCTGCAGCAGGCCGACGGCCTCCTCCTGGGAGATCGCCCGGCCCAGTCCGTTTTCCTCGTAGAAGTGGGCGCCGGCGCCGAAGGACAGACAGACCTCCAGGGGCTTGCCGCAGCCCTTGCCCATCATCTGGTGCTCCCGGCGGCAGATGCACGGCGAGACCACGATCTTGGACTGGCGCCGGATGATGGCCTCGGCCTGATCGTAGGGCATCACGGCCATTTCGGCTGACATGCTCTGGGAGACCGGGATCACCCGCAGCTGCTTGGTGTCCCGCCCCAGCCAGGCTTTTCGCATCAGGTGGGGAATGTATTCATTGACGTCGCGGATCAGCTCCTCGCTGAGATCGTTGACGTGGTACTCCCAGATGCCGATCACGAACTGGGCGGCCATGTAGTGCAGGCGGCCGCCGCGGGTGGTGCGGAAGATCAGCCCCTTGCGGGACATGCGCTCAAGCTCGGGATCGAGCCCTGCGGGGTCCCGCTCCAGGCGGCGGGCGATCTCCTCGGTGGGCTCGGGTGTCAGGGTGAGGCCTTGGGCGATTTCTGCCTCCTCCGGGGTGAAGAGCCGTTTCAGGATCCGCAGCTCCACCCCGCTTTCGGTGGCCGGAAAGCCCGCGGGCAGACGGTCCAGGTGGGCCGCCAGGCGCTGGTAAACGTCGGTCATGCTGTTCTCCTTGGAAATGACGATCGGTAAGGCCGCTTGGTTGCACCCCATCAGCCTTGCACCTGGCCC contains:
- a CDS encoding 4Fe-4S binding protein, whose translation is MTDVYQRLAAHLDRLPAGFPATESGVELRILKRLFTPEEAEIAQGLTLTPEPTEEIARRLERDPAGLDPELERMSRKGLIFRTTRGGRLHYMAAQFVIGIWEYHVNDLSEELIRDVNEYIPHLMRKAWLGRDTKQLRVIPVSQSMSAEMAVMPYDQAEAIIRRQSKIVVSPCICRREHQMMGKGCGKPLEVCLSFGAGAHFYEENGLGRAISQEEAVGLLQVGLEAGLVLQPGNAQKPANICMCCGCCCQILKNLNALEQPARAVAANYFAAVDAERCTACGSCADRCQMRAITVAESARIDRERCIGCGLCVTACDFQALSLLPKPEEDRYVPPVNLFQTYLKMARERGLA